A single window of Terriglobia bacterium DNA harbors:
- a CDS encoding tetratricopeptide repeat protein — protein sequence MRCGLIALLVCLIALAGLPMPSAGQHAAPEPEELGPAFRYVPPSARQSVEIGDFYFRRKKYSGALSRYEEAARDDPDYALAYLGMGKTYEKMGRKREALASYQKYLDALPSRKQADEAADAQKAVRHLEGELNRQRKSGHSAPSTSARPER from the coding sequence ATGCGTTGTGGACTTATTGCGCTGTTGGTTTGTCTGATTGCGCTCGCCGGCCTGCCGATGCCGTCGGCGGGCCAGCACGCGGCGCCGGAGCCTGAGGAACTCGGACCCGCCTTCCGTTACGTTCCGCCTTCGGCCAGACAATCGGTTGAGATCGGCGATTTTTATTTTCGTCGCAAGAAATACAGCGGGGCGCTCAGCCGCTATGAAGAAGCCGCCCGGGACGATCCCGACTACGCTCTGGCATATCTTGGCATGGGGAAGACGTATGAAAAGATGGGCAGGAAGCGCGAAGCGCTGGCCTCCTACCAGAAATACCTAGACGCGCTGCCATCCAGGAAGCAGGCCGATGAGGCCGCCGACGCACAAAAGGCCGTTCGTCACTTGGAGGGCGAGTTGAACCGGCAGCGCAAGAGCGGCCACTCCGCGCCGTCAACGTCAGCCAGGCCAGAAAGGTGA
- a CDS encoding DUF2007 domain-containing protein: MPYCPNCLTEYVGGTRECEDCGIPLLPGSPPEVEDDVETDKAAGRELGGWFRALVGAGPADEDPQVKILRVRTFSGATASLDASLARNLLRARGVRSMLDGEVSAEVLPVLEVSLLVREEDSERAAEILRNYFDKPGPILAE, from the coding sequence ATGCCCTACTGTCCCAACTGCCTGACCGAATATGTGGGAGGCACCCGCGAGTGTGAAGATTGCGGAATCCCGCTGCTGCCCGGGTCTCCGCCCGAAGTGGAAGATGACGTGGAAACGGATAAAGCCGCGGGCAGGGAACTCGGAGGCTGGTTTCGCGCGCTGGTGGGCGCCGGCCCGGCTGATGAGGACCCCCAAGTCAAGATTCTCAGAGTAAGGACGTTCTCCGGCGCCACCGCATCGCTCGACGCCAGCCTGGCCCGCAATCTCCTGCGAGCGCGCGGAGTTCGTTCGATGCTTGACGGCGAGGTCTCGGCGGAGGTGTTGCCGGTGCTGGAAGTCTCGCTGCTGGTTCGCGAAGAGGACTCCGAGCGCGCGGCGGAGATTCTGCGGAACTACTTTGACAAGCCCGGGCCCATCCTGGCGGAGTAG
- a CDS encoding D-aminoacylase → MRSSIPAGKMRATFIGVIAACGLMLACTAQQPVTQKHEPEYDLLITGGHVVDGTGSPWYEGDVAVKGGRIAAVGRLVNATAKRVINAAGLVVAPGFIDLHTHSEYTLLVDGDGQSKIRQGVTTEIIGEDASAGPFTSRDQPDISKSSRPAGFKRNWASLAQYFDVLQKSCISLNVASYVGAGQVWMDVIGNVNRRPTPEEMKKMQALVARAMQQGAIGLSSGLIYAPNMFETTDDLIQLAKVAARYGGIYSSHIRGEGASEPRALAEAIEIGEQARLPVHIFHFKMDGKKNWGRMIDQIKIIQAARDRGIDVTADQYPYLAGWTHLEQCLPPKFLEGPLEHRVELLKDPKVREEIRRDIARGLPGWTNNEVESTGGWHGVMVSAVMKPEDKKYEGKRMDEVAGMMNTDPVNALCNLLVNEGGTAYAIYFIMSEADVELAMKQPWVGVGSDGLAVNPGMTFVGKPHPRCYGTFPRVLGVYVREKHVLTLADAVRKMTSLPAHIVGLKDRGLVAPGMAADITIFDPQTVSDKATFEDPFQYPVGIPYVIVNGVVVIDKGQHTGAKPGQVLYGRGKIEKQR, encoded by the coding sequence ATGCGAAGCTCAATACCTGCCGGTAAAATGCGCGCCACGTTCATTGGCGTCATTGCGGCGTGCGGGCTGATGCTCGCCTGCACCGCGCAGCAGCCCGTCACACAGAAGCACGAGCCGGAATACGACTTGCTGATCACCGGGGGGCACGTCGTTGACGGCACCGGAAGCCCGTGGTACGAGGGCGATGTGGCCGTGAAAGGCGGCAGAATCGCTGCCGTGGGCCGGCTGGTGAACGCAACGGCAAAGCGAGTGATCAACGCAGCGGGGCTTGTGGTGGCTCCGGGCTTTATCGATCTCCACACGCACAGCGAGTACACGCTGCTGGTGGACGGGGACGGGCAGAGCAAAATTCGGCAGGGCGTGACGACGGAGATCATCGGCGAGGACGCTTCTGCCGGGCCCTTCACGAGTCGCGATCAGCCGGACATCAGCAAGAGCTCCCGCCCCGCCGGCTTCAAGAGAAACTGGGCGAGCCTTGCGCAGTATTTCGACGTGCTCCAGAAAAGCTGCATCTCGCTGAACGTCGCTTCCTACGTGGGCGCCGGCCAGGTGTGGATGGACGTGATCGGGAACGTGAACCGCCGGCCGACGCCAGAAGAAATGAAGAAGATGCAAGCGCTGGTGGCCCGGGCCATGCAGCAGGGTGCGATCGGGCTCTCATCGGGACTGATTTATGCTCCCAACATGTTTGAGACGACCGATGACCTCATCCAACTGGCCAAAGTGGCCGCGCGCTACGGCGGAATCTACAGCAGCCACATCCGCGGCGAAGGCGCGAGCGAGCCCAGGGCGCTTGCAGAGGCCATCGAGATCGGAGAGCAGGCCCGCCTTCCCGTACACATTTTTCACTTTAAGATGGACGGCAAAAAGAACTGGGGCCGCATGATCGACCAGATCAAGATTATCCAGGCGGCGCGCGACCGCGGCATCGACGTCACCGCCGACCAGTATCCCTACCTCGCCGGCTGGACGCATCTGGAGCAATGCCTGCCACCCAAATTTCTGGAGGGACCGCTGGAGCACCGCGTGGAATTGCTGAAAGACCCGAAAGTGCGCGAGGAAATCCGGCGCGACATTGCGCGCGGTCTGCCGGGATGGACCAATAACGAGGTGGAAAGCACGGGCGGCTGGCATGGCGTGATGGTGTCTGCCGTAATGAAACCGGAAGACAAAAAGTATGAAGGCAAACGCATGGACGAGGTGGCGGGCATGATGAACACGGATCCCGTCAATGCGCTTTGCAATCTGCTGGTGAACGAAGGCGGCACAGCCTATGCCATTTACTTCATCATGAGCGAAGCGGACGTTGAGCTGGCAATGAAACAGCCGTGGGTGGGCGTCGGATCCGATGGCCTGGCGGTGAACCCGGGCATGACTTTTGTCGGCAAGCCCCACCCGCGCTGCTACGGGACCTTCCCGCGCGTGCTGGGAGTCTACGTGCGCGAGAAACACGTGCTGACGCTGGCCGACGCCGTCCGCAAAATGACTTCCCTGCCCGCGCACATTGTGGGACTGAAAGACCGCGGCCTTGTGGCGCCCGGAATGGCGGCCGATATCACGATCTTTGATCCACAGACGGTCAGCGACAAGGCCACCTTCGAGGACCCATTCCAGTACCCTGTGGGCATTCCATACGTGATTGTCAACGGCGTCGTGGTGATCGATAAGGGCCAGCACACCGGCGCCAAACCGGGACAGGTGCTCTATGGGCGCGGAAAGATCGAGAAGCAGAGGTGA
- a CDS encoding sigma-70 family RNA polymerase sigma factor: MSPTRDDPIPWNWLHAGNREAFEHFYQEHAKALQKFLRRALGDPRAAEDITQEAFLQLWQHPNGFDPARGSPRAYLFGIAPKRAADWWRKRPSGTIRQPVRPDRQDSLALLLEDALEKVDAEKRTLLWLREVEGYSYQELSEMLAIPVGTVRSRLFAAREQLRRVWNSEGEPEDL, from the coding sequence ATGAGCCCCACGCGGGACGACCCGATACCGTGGAATTGGTTACACGCAGGCAATCGCGAAGCGTTTGAGCACTTTTATCAGGAACACGCTAAGGCCCTGCAAAAATTTCTTCGCCGCGCGCTTGGAGATCCGAGAGCAGCGGAAGACATCACGCAGGAGGCCTTCCTGCAATTATGGCAACATCCCAATGGCTTTGACCCTGCGCGCGGTTCGCCACGTGCTTACCTCTTCGGAATTGCGCCCAAGCGTGCCGCGGACTGGTGGCGGAAACGGCCCTCGGGGACCATCCGACAGCCAGTTCGCCCGGACCGGCAGGATAGCCTTGCCTTGCTTCTGGAAGATGCTCTCGAAAAGGTTGACGCCGAAAAACGTACCTTGCTCTGGCTGCGTGAGGTTGAAGGTTACTCCTACCAGGAGCTTTCGGAGATGCTTGCCATTCCGGTGGGAACTGTAAGGTCGAGGCTCTTCGCGGCTCGGGAACAATTGCGCCGGGTCTGGAATAGTGAGGGCGAGCCGGAGGATTTATGA
- a CDS encoding amidohydrolase family protein — translation MKRIRRIALGFMISAGIMAGVVLSIHAIAAQRPEQADPQEAADLAALAKVGPIDTHAHVFVDSATYYQMLKDLNMHIVDICVYSREDLPPSRSAEAEFKTAMMVHRGSQGRAAVCTTFNPYLFREKTFDQDTIKQLNGDFAAGAIAVKIWKNMGMDVKFPSGKYVMPDNPAYEPIYKDIAAHNKTMIAHLAEPDSCWMSFEQMGPHNPDYNYYKQNPYWHMYGKPGAPSKVEILKARDHILEMNPHLRMVGAHLGSMETNLDEIAERFDRYPNFNVDTAARIIYLMKQPREKARNFMIKYQDRICYGTDGGIRRANGVDGILKHWKYQYAMSWKYFATDENFEYRGVKTQGLKLPDTVLRKIYHDNAVRLFPGLIQ, via the coding sequence TTGAAACGGATCCGGAGGATCGCATTGGGCTTTATGATTTCAGCCGGCATTATGGCCGGAGTGGTTTTATCAATACACGCAATAGCGGCACAGCGCCCCGAGCAGGCCGATCCGCAGGAAGCGGCGGACCTGGCAGCCCTGGCGAAGGTGGGACCCATTGATACGCACGCGCACGTTTTTGTGGATTCGGCCACCTATTACCAGATGCTGAAGGACCTTAACATGCACATTGTGGACATCTGTGTATACAGCCGGGAGGACCTGCCGCCCAGCCGGTCGGCCGAGGCCGAATTCAAAACAGCCATGATGGTCCATCGTGGCTCGCAGGGACGCGCAGCCGTCTGCACCACGTTCAATCCTTACCTGTTCCGCGAAAAGACATTTGATCAGGACACCATCAAGCAACTGAACGGAGACTTCGCCGCCGGAGCGATTGCGGTGAAAATCTGGAAGAACATGGGAATGGACGTGAAGTTTCCCTCCGGCAAGTACGTGATGCCGGACAACCCGGCTTACGAGCCCATCTACAAAGACATCGCCGCGCACAACAAAACGATGATTGCGCACCTTGCCGAGCCCGACAGTTGCTGGATGTCGTTCGAGCAGATGGGACCGCACAACCCGGACTACAACTACTACAAGCAGAATCCTTACTGGCATATGTACGGCAAGCCGGGCGCGCCGTCGAAGGTGGAAATCCTGAAGGCCCGGGACCATATTCTGGAGATGAATCCGCACCTGCGCATGGTGGGCGCTCACCTGGGCAGCATGGAAACGAACCTGGATGAAATTGCCGAGCGATTTGACCGCTACCCAAACTTCAACGTTGACACGGCTGCGCGCATCATTTACCTGATGAAGCAACCACGTGAAAAAGCTCGCAACTTTATGATCAAGTACCAGGACAGGATCTGCTACGGCACGGACGGCGGCATTCGACGGGCCAACGGCGTGGACGGGATCCTCAAACACTGGAAGTATCAGTACGCGATGAGTTGGAAATATTTTGCGACGGACGAAAACTTTGAATATCGCGGTGTGAAGACCCAGGGACTGAAATTGCCCGACACCGTTCTTCGCAAAATTTATCACGACAACGCCGTACGATTGTTCCCTGGCCTCATCCAATAG